Genomic DNA from Candidatus Margulisiibacteriota bacterium:
ATCTGACATACTTTTTCCTCCTTTTATTTATATCTTTTATTTATATCTTTTATTAATACCAGCCATTTATATAATCCCCGTTCCCAGGCCTAGTGCGATAAAAAGAAGCATCCCAGTAACAATAAACTGCACTGTGCTCATCGTGACCTTATGAAGCAGTCGTTTACCGATAATAACCCCCATTAATGCGGAAATAATAACAACGAACAACAGTAATCCATTCTCTCTCATATTGATATTCACAAATATATTCCGATAAACCAGCAATCTTGTTATATCGACAAAAGCTGAGACTACCGCACCGGTAGCTACATAGCTTTCTTTGGCAATCCCGGTTTTAACCAGAAAAGCGCTTCGAAAGGCGCCTTGATGACCTGACAGACCCCCAAAAAAACCGCTGAGTATTCCCCCTATAATAAGGTGTTTCCTTCCAAAACTAAAACCTTTCAATACAGGCAACGTTTCGAAAAACGCAAAAAAAGCAAGAATGCCTGCGATAACAAGATTAATTGGAGTGACCGAAAACTCATGGCCAAAAAGATTGTATGAAAATAGCGGGGTTAGTTGAGCGAGCATAAGCAGTAATTGTGCCCCCAAAAAGGCTGCAATTACAGCAGGAATTCCAAAACGGAGGACCATTCCTTTATCAGCTTGCCTGCCAAGTAATCCTACTTTTAAAATATTATTAAAAAAATGAACTACCGCGGTTAATGCGACAGCCACACTAACAGGGAAAAAAATTGCAAAAGCCGGCATAAGCAAAGTCCCTATCCCAAAACCGGAAAAGAAAGTCAGTATTGATACAATAAAAGCAACACTGCAAATTACAATATATTCCATAAATGCCACTCCTTAGCTGCCAATGCAATATAACATATTCATATAATTATTGAATCCGAAAGGGATCCTTTGATAATGCTAAAAACTCTTTAATCTTTGCTTTTATTTCTTGACTTACTGCTCGTGTCTTTTCCAGTTTCTCTTCGTATGTCCCCATAAAGCTGGAAGGGTCTGTAAAAGACCAATGCAGGCGCTCGGATTTTCCGGGAAAAAGAGGACATCGCTCACCACTTGTTTCATCACAAACGGTAACAACGTAATTATAGGCTCTGCCTTCTCTGAAGAATTCAAAAGCGTCATTGGTTTTCTTCCCCGATATATCGATCCCGTCTTCTTTCAAAACATCGACCACTATCGGATTCAGTGTTCCCGGCTCTAATCCGGCACTTTCAACTTCGAACTTTTCGCCTCCGTAGAGCTTCAGGTACTCTTCAGCCATCTGGCTTCTTGCTGAATTGTGAATACATACAAATAATACTTTTTTCTTAATCATAGAATACCTCCTGTTAGATAATTACTTGATTCTCACGTACCAGATCCGGTACGTTAAAAAATTTCTTTTTCATCTTCAGAGCTGAATTAACCAGCATTATCATTACCGGAACTTCTATCAGCGGTCCGATAACCGCAGCAAACAACTTCTTAGAACCTATCGAGGAATGATAATCTACCGGTCTTTGCCACAACATATCCTTTCATTTTCAACACCTGCCGATTGTCTCTCGTTCAACCGCTTCAAATCAGCCGTGTACGGTTCCGTCTGTCTCAGGTCCTCATAAACAAGTGCCTGGATGAATTTCACGGCATCTTCTTTAATCAAAGAATAAAAAGACCATTGTGCATGTTTCCGGTCCCTCACCAAATCTGCATGTTTAAGGTATGCCAGGTGCCGGGATATTTTTGTCTGCGAAGTGTCCAGAACCGCCATGAGATCGCAAACACAGAGTTCCGTTTCAACCAGCAAATTAACAATTCTCAATCTCGTTTCATCTGACAAAGCTTTGAGCGTATCCACAATATTATCCATCTAAAATATCATCCTATATCTGCATATTTGCCTAAACGCATACAAGCATATAATAAGCTATTCTTTTGAATTTGGCAATCGGCTCCTTTATACGAAGGTCAGATATTTTGGGTGTGTGCTCGCTCGCAACTCTTTCAGTCCGAAGTTAGGAATAGCCTCCGAACAAAGCAAAAGAGCGGGCTTGTTTTCTTCATATCAATGGAGAAAACAAAGATAGTTCGTAAAGATTGGCATTATCAACGGATTGGTGATATGAGTCACACTAGAATTGCCGCGGAAAGAACCGAGGACAATACTAAAATATCTGAACCCGAATAACTCAAAGGAAATCAACAACAGCACTTTTTATGCTTTTTTCCTGACCCGCAAAAGCATGGATCGTTCCTGCCGAATTTGGGATTAACGATGCCATCGACATAGTACCAGATATCTTCTACCTTATGAAACTCGCTAATTTCGTGATGGCTAAACATTTGACCGTCAGTTTTATACTTCACAAGGAAATCGACATATCCAACAGTTTCATCAACTGCAACTGGATCAGCCTTAAGAATTGTAAGACCTAACCACTCACTAGTTGTAGCCCATTTTGTTGAGGCTTCCTCATCAAAAGAAGCGATAGCTTTTCCGCTCATCGTTTTAGAAATATACGCTATGTCGGCCTTAGTATAAGCAGTATACCGTGAGCGCATGAGCATCTCAGGATTCGTGGGATTGGCCTTACCTTCAAGGTACCGGGCACAGCATTTATCATAATTACGACCTGATCCGCAAGGACATTTTTTACTATCTGACATATGTTTTCACCTTTCTTTTTAACCGAAAAAAAAAGTCCAAGGGGAACCCTCTAAATCCGGCGTATATATAAATTATTTTATCGAATTATAACAGAATTCTTCAAGACCACCAGATAAAAAAACAATTGTTCATTGTTTTTATGAACAAGTTTCAAAATCTATATTTTCTTTAACACGCACATTACTTGATTGTGTTTCTCAACGATACTGTGTAAGGTCACGCCTACCAGAAAGAATAGCAACCCGCAAAGAAAAAGGCTGGTAGAGAGAATGGCCAACGGCACATGTTCAACAAACAAATCATCAAAGTAATCAACAACAACCACCATGCCGAAGATTAACGAAAAGAAGAAAAATCCTAGAGCTAGCGTGCCGAAAAAAGTCAGGGGTCTGTTGTTTTTAAACAGATTAAAAATAGTCCATAAGACTTTAAACCCGTCTTTAAAGGTATTCAATTTCGAAAAACTACCTTTCATTCGTGATTTATAGCATATATCAATTTCTTTTAGCCGGAACCCATAACTAAGCAATG
This window encodes:
- a CDS encoding ArsR family transcriptional regulator, which produces MDNIVDTLKALSDETRLRIVNLLVETELCVCDLMAVLDTSQTKISRHLAYLKHADLVRDRKHAQWSFYSLIKEDAVKFIQALVYEDLRQTEPYTADLKRLNERQSAGVENERICCGKDR
- a CDS encoding YchJ family protein; protein product: MSDSKKCPCGSGRNYDKCCARYLEGKANPTNPEMLMRSRYTAYTKADIAYISKTMSGKAIASFDEEASTKWATTSEWLGLTILKADPVAVDETVGYVDFLVKYKTDGQMFSHHEISEFHKVEDIWYYVDGIVNPKFGRNDPCFCGSGKKHKKCCC
- a CDS encoding sulfite exporter TauE/SafE family protein produces the protein MEYIVICSVAFIVSILTFFSGFGIGTLLMPAFAIFFPVSVAVALTAVVHFFNNILKVGLLGRQADKGMVLRFGIPAVIAAFLGAQLLLMLAQLTPLFSYNLFGHEFSVTPINLVIAGILAFFAFFETLPVLKGFSFGRKHLIIGGILSGFFGGLSGHQGAFRSAFLVKTGIAKESYVATGAVVSAFVDITRLLVYRNIFVNINMRENGLLLFVVIISALMGVIIGKRLLHKVTMSTVQFIVTGMLLFIALGLGTGII
- a CDS encoding arsenate reductase ArsC codes for the protein MIKKKVLFVCIHNSARSQMAEEYLKLYGGEKFEVESAGLEPGTLNPIVVDVLKEDGIDISGKKTNDAFEFFREGRAYNYVVTVCDETSGERCPLFPGKSERLHWSFTDPSSFMGTYEEKLEKTRAVSQEIKAKIKEFLALSKDPFRIQ